The sequence TGTTCTGCCAAGCGATTGACCAACGCCGAAAACATTGCCTCACCCTGCTGCCCCAAGGTGTGCATTCGATTCAAGCCTTGCTCTAACGAATCCTCGTAGCTATTAATGTTAGCGTGCATGGATTCAAAAATGATGCGAATGGCTGAATCGAGGCGCATCATAAGCTGATCAGATTGGGCTTGTAGACGCTGCATGTGCTGGAGCCGCTGGGCTGGGCTAAGAGCATCGCCATCGCCCAAGAAGGGCTGATCAGCAGGCGTTTGCGCCGATAAACTTGCCAGCATATTGGCGACTTGCCCCGTCAAGTTTTCTTGCAACTGCTGCATAGAAGACTGAAGAAACTCAGACACAAATTGCTGATTAGCGGCAGGTAAAGACTGCTGCCGCTGTGCTTCAAGCTGCTGAACTTCTTGTGCCAATGCCGATCGCCGCTGTTGCAATGCATCAATGTCTGAGCGCAAAGGCTGGAGCATATTAGTGCGCAAATAATTCATTTCCTGCAAAACAGCTTGCAAAACCTGTTGAGCAGTTTCAACCGACTGCCCCGTCATTGCGCCAGGGGCAGTACTGCCTGTTAACGGTCTATCCTCTGCTTCCCGTGTCTGTTGTTGTAGCACTACTAGGTAGCTGCGGGTTTGTTGCAGCACCTGGCGCTGCTGGTCTACCTCACCAGATTGCAGCCAAGGAAAACGAGGGATGCTTTTACGAAGCGCCTCGTCAATTTGTCGAATGAGTTCTTGAATTTGGACAGTTTGCGGAGTCACTATTGAATCCTTTGTATTAAGCTTGACGGGCGTGTAGCTAGACTGACGGGAAGCAATACAGGAAGCAGAGGGTAAAGGATTGGCATAGCTGCCCAAATATTAACGCCATCCCCCGTGACGGGATCAAAATAATGCTTCGATGAATGGTAATTCAGGAGATGTCATTTCTTTTACATCTTTCTACTTAAGTTGAATGGAGCTTTCAGGAAAGTCTAGCGCTTCTCTACTAATCTGTTTTGATGTGGTAACTCAGATTTAGGAGTGACATGGATTAAAGATACAAAAGTTAAGATTGAGCGATCGCCACTGTCACGCCGCCTAAGTAATCTTCATGACGAAAGGTCTGTTTCGTGACACAAAGGTTTGCCCCAAGAGGTGCAGCTAGAAGGGCAGCCGCTTCGGCAACGCTAGGGCAACCCACTAAGGCTTGGGTACGGGGAGAGGAGCAAGTGGTGGGAATTTGGCTCAACTCGGCGGCGGTGAAGCTCAACAGGGAAAGATGGCGATCGCGGCAGTATTCTACTAATCCTGCTTCATCGGCTTTGCGATCGAGGGTGGCAATTGCGGCGATCGCAGTTTCGAGGAGATGATGACTTTGGCAGACCTGGGCGATCGCCAGTTCGATGAGTAAGCGAGAGGAATGGCGCTGACAGCCAATGCCGACCCAGAGTGTTTTTGGCAGGTGGGTTTTTGGCATAGGGTTAAATTTTCTGACTGACTGTTTTAAAGAATCTACTTTAAAGAATTTACCGTGATGCGGTTCCACGAGTCACCCCGAGTTGATTCTGCACTTTCAACGCTCTCCAAAGCTGAGAACCTGAGATTTCTCCTTGCAAAAGCTGACGGTAATAGTGAAGAGTTTGTATGACTTGCTCGGGGCTTTCATCTACAAATTCAACGCGGAAATGATGCACTCCTAAATTTTGAAGCTGTGAAACATATTCTGCGCCCGTTTGAGCCGTCGCATTAAATACAGTATTACGACACCCTGCATCAGCTTTGAGAACGTGCTGTTTCCCTGTGCGATCGAGCAACTTCACCTCGTGTTGTTCACAGGGGCGACCACAATTTGTATAATCAGTTCCCTGTGACATGAATGCACAAAAGACACAATGCTCCATATGAAACATCGGCATATGCTGGTGGATAGTGATTTCAAACCAATCGGCAGGACAGCTTGTGATTAAATCTTTAAGTTGGTCAATATTGAGGTCATAGGAAGCAGTAAGGCGCTCCAAATTAAAGTGCTGCTTCAAGTAATCGGCAGTCAGACCGTTGGCAACGTTAAGGGAAAAGTCTCCCAGGCAGCGCGCGGCTTTGCCGTTACCGCAAGGGTCGCCTGCAAAAAATTGAAGCTGATCATAATTTCGCACTAAATATCCATCGGCTTCGCTATCGCGCACTTGCTGTAAAATCCAGTTCTCTCCCGGTTTTGTAATTCGAGGAGGGGCGACCCAAATCTGTTGATGATGGGAGTGCGCTAGGGTGACGGCATCTCGGTAAGTTCGGGGATCTTCAAATTCGCAGTAGACCGTGGAAATATCAGATTCTACAACGGCTTTAAGCTGCTCAAAAGTGCGAACTAACGGTACGAGGGAGGGGTAATGCGATCCCTTGCGGATATCTCGAAGAGCTCGCCCGGATAAATTCTCTGCTATCTGAGGGTAAAGGGTAAGACGGGATGCATTAGGGTTGAGTTGCCATTGTTTGGGGCGCGATCGCAGTTCTTCTAGACCGTTCACAATTTCTCGTCGTAACCGATTCAGTTCACTGACTGGAATCATGACCTTACCTGTAATATGATTCGTTAATTTTTCCAGATAAAAAGGTGTGTTTCCTAGTCGTCCTAATTGTTCTTCTAGACGTTCTGAAGTCAGATGTTTGTTGTGCGCCTCGACCAAAGGCATAGTAGATTCGACCTGGGTGATATTTCCTTGTTCATCACGGGCGATCGCCACTAAGTTCTGTCCAATCTCGCCGTGGATTTCTAGCTGAATAGAACGTTGAAACTGAGGGATTTCTGTATTAAAACTTTGGCGAAGATGGCGATCGAGTTCAGGATCGCTCGTTTTCCAAACCTTGTTCCCTACTTCAATTTTGCGGAAGTTCAACGCATCTCGTCCAAAGCTCAAAACTGCATTCTGTCCTCGTTGTTCAACCGTGTAAATTCTACCGCCCTCTTCCTTCGCCTCTGGATGTCCGGAATCAAACACAACACCATCTCCGGCTTTGGGAAATTCCTGTACTTGTACCGTTACCTTTTCATTGCGAATTTCTGTGACTTCTCCCAGGTAAAAGCCTCGTTTTTTGCCAAACCGAGCGTGAACTAATTCTTGGTTGTTAATTCCTTCAAACCAGCCTGTATAAAGACCGCGAGAGAACGCCATTTCCAGGTTATATTGCTCTTCTGAAAGCACCGTATGTTCTAAATTAGCCATGATCCGATCTAACGCTTTGCGATAAACCTGAGTGACGTTAGCCACATATTCTGGCGTTTTCAAACGACCTTCGATTTTAAGGCAAGTTACTCCTGCTTTTACCAGTTCGGGTAGAACTTCTAGACCCGCTAAATCTTGAGGACTGAGAAGATATTTGCGATCGCCCAAATCCAACAATTTTCCATCTACCACCAAGTCATAAGGCATCCGGCAAGCCTGCGCACATTCTCCCCGATTCGCCGATCGTCCGCCCAAAGCCTCGCTCGTCAAACATTGTCCCGAATACGCGACACACAACGCGCCATGCACAAACACTTCTAACGGCAGTTCAACCGCTTGCTGAATTTTGTTGATTTCTTTAATAGAACACTCACGAGCCAGCACCACCAATTGACAACCCAACGCTTGGGCAAACTTCACACCCGCCGCGCTGGTAATGGTCATTTGCGTAGAAGCGTGAATGGGAAAATCTGGTGACAGGTGACGAATCAGGCGACAGATGCCAATGTCTTGCACGATCGCCGCGTCTACTCCGGCTGCAATCATAGAGCGTAAATACTGCTCGGCTTCAGCCAGTTCGCTAGGAAAAATCAGCGTGTTGAGCGTGACATAGCCCTTAACTCCCCGACGATGCAAAAACGCCATCAGTTCGGGCAAATCTGCCTCGGTAAAATTTTGCGCCCGCATTCTGGCATTAAACCGATCCAAACCAAAATAAATGGCATCGGCTCCATTTTCCACAGCGGCTTTGGCACAGTCCCAGTATCCGGCTGGAGCAAGGAGTTCGGGGCATTTGAGAGCAGAAGGCATGGGGGCGATCGCAAGAGAACCTCTTCATCCTATCGCACTCGTCCGACGACAAACTTGAGGTAACGCCCTTCGGGAAATTGGGCTGGGACGGGATGATCGAGCGGCTGTCCGGCTTCGTGGATAATTTGCAGGCGATGTCCGGTACTGGCTCCGGCGGCGGCGATCATTTCCTTAAATGCGTCGGGGTTAACTTGGCTAGTGCAGCTTGCGGTTGCTAATAAGCCGCCAGGGGTAACGCATTGCAGGGCAAGGGCATTGAGTTTGGTGTAGGCACGGAGAGCGGCGTGGCGATTTTGCTTGGTTTTGGCAAAGCTGGGCGGGTCGAGAATTATTAAGTCGAAGCGCTGTTTTTGTTCGACGTAGCGACTGAGTAAGGTGAAGCAATCTTCGGTGATAAAGGTATGGCGAGATTCGTCTAATTGATTGAGATGAATATTTGTCGTTGTGGCTTGTGCTAGCGATCGCCCTACATCTACACTGACCACTCGCTTTGCTCCGCCTCGCAGGGCATACAGTGAAAAGGCTCCCGTGTAGGAAAAGCAATTCAGTACTTCCCGGTCTTGACTCCAACCTTCTAAAAACCGCCGATTTTCTCGATGATCCAGGAATAGTCCAGTTTTTTGTCCGGTCTGCAAATCTACCTGAAACTTTAGATGATGTTCTTGTACCGTCAAATCTTTCGGCGCGGCTTGTCCCCAGAACAACCTGCCTTTACCGGATTCTTCATCTCTTTCTTCGGGCAAATCAGCAGAGTGCTTGGTTCGTAGAATAATGCCTTTGAGAGAATAGGTGGCGATTAACGCAGCAACCAGATCCTCTAGAAGTCTGGCAGCGCCTTCCATGTAGGTTTGAATCACGGCATAGTCGCCATATAAATCGACCGTTAGTCCAGGTAGCCCGTCACCTTCGCCAAACAGCCAGCGGTAGGCGGTGCAGCCCTGTTGCCGGAGGGGCGATCGCAGTTCCCAGGCAGCTTGCACTTGGTCATAAAACCATTTTTTGTCGGGCACCTGCCGTTCTGAAAAAATCCGAATGGCGATCGAACCGTTGGCATCCCACAATCCATATCCTGTCCACCCCCCGCAGCGCACCTTCACCCAAGTTCCCGATGGAAAGCGAACTGAGGGCGGCACATGGTTGCGGTAAACCCACGGATGTCCTTGGGCGAGGCGTTGTTTGAGGTGCGTGGGTAGTTGAATGTCTGGGGCTTTGGGCATGGGGTGATGAGTGGAGCGATCGCGGGGATGGGATTAATTTCTTCAAGTTGCTGTTGTGGATTCTGATACTACCTCTAAAAGTTTCATCGTAATGCGATCGCCCCCTCTTCTCCTTACGCTGCTTGCAAAGTTTGCGGTTGAGGTAGGAGCCTTCCCTCGGCTTCATAACTTTCGATGATTAGTTCCAGCACCTCTTGAGCATTTTTGAGCGCCTCTTCGTAGGTGTCACCGTGGGTAAAATACCGCTGAATCTCTGTCGAAAATTCTGGCAGTTCAACTAGGTAGCAGTCATCCTCATCAGACCAAGCAATATTTACTCGATATTTAAGTTGGCTCATTCGTTTTGTTCCTTTTCATCTAATTGTTGTAACGCTGTATTTACCAATTTTTCTAAGTAGGGCTTTGCGTCTTGGCTATCTTTCCCAGCCAGAGTAATTGGCAATTCTGGTAGTCCCGAATGAATCCAGCGTTCGTGGCTACCCCGGATTCGCTTACATTCAAAGCCAGCTTGACGTAGAATTGCCTTTAATTCCCTGATTTTCTTGGGCATATTTTTTCCAATTGTGCCAACTCTTTAACTGCAATTCCTCTGGTTAATGCTCTTAAAAATCCCATTCTTCAAACAAATCTGTGACAGGCATGGAGAAATCCGGCACCACATCCTCACCTTCTAACTGATCATGAGGACGCAACAAGCGATCGGGTTCCGGTGAATGGTAAACCAACACGTATTTCTCATCGGGATGAATGACCCACACTAAACGAGTGTCATTGTTAAAATACTCCACAATTTTTTCGTGGATCTCTTCAACAGTGTTGCCAGGTGAGAGAATTTCGACCACTAGATCAGGAGAACCTTGAAAGAAGCCGCGCGGTGGACGCTTTAATCCCTTGAGCCGTTCTCTTGCCACAAAGGAAACATCGGGCGATCGCTTGTTACCCGTCTTTAAAGTAAACGCTGTACTAGAATCGCAGACGGCACCCAGCCTATTTTGCTGTACAAACGTTGTCAAAACTGCGACTAAAATACAAGCCACATAGCCATGCTCCATCCCCGAATTGCCCATATCCACCAACGCCTCATTCACTAACTCATAACGATGCCCATCTTTAGGCAACGCCATAAACTCCTCATCCGTCCAAGTCTTCTGATCAATAGAGATAGTTTTGCCAGAGATCGCCATAGTTCCAGCCCTCTCAGATTTTCCTCAATCGCTGTCTCCAGTTTCGCACTTTCAGTAAACCGCTACTCCCAAGTTATCCTCAAGTCAGAGATTCAAGCCATCTCTTGAGAATTTCATTGGCAGATTCTACTCCCAAGGATTGCTCGCGCTACTATATTGGGTGCATGAAATTACGACGCGCGATCGCATGATAAACATCCCTCAACTTTTGGCTGAAGAACTCTCCCTGCGCCCCGCCCAAGTTGCCAGCGCCCTAGAACTGTTGGCAGAAGGAGCAACGGTGCCCTTTATTGCTCGGTATCGCAAGGAGCGAACGGAGGAGATGAACGAGATTCAATTGCGGGATTTGTTCGATCGCTTTGCCTACCTCACCGAACTGGAAGAGCGAAAAGCCATCATTTTGAGATCGATCGCCGATCAAGGTAAGCTCACCGCCGACTTAGAAACCCAAATTACAGCTAGCCTGCTTAAAACCGAACTGGAAGATCTCTATCTGCCCTATCGCCCCAAACGCCGCACCCGCGCCACGATCGCCAAAGAAAAGGGACTAGAGCCATTGGCAGATTTTATCCGCGCCTTGAATCAGCCTAACGTCCAGACGGTGTTACTGGAACCGGAAGCCGCTAAGTTTGTTTCAGAAGAGAAGGGCGTAAAGACGGCAGAAGAAGCTTTGAGGGGCGCATCGGATATTTTGGCGGAGGAAGTGGCGGAGAAAGCAGCGTTACGGGCGTATTTACGCGATTATTTGACGGATTCGGGAATGTTTGTGTCGCAGATGAAGGGGGAACAGCCGGAGGGTTCGACTAAGTTTGAGATGTATCGCAGCTACCAAGCTAAAGTGAAGGCGATCGCCCCTCACAATTTGCTAGCACTTTACCGGGGAGAAGCGGAGGGCATATTAAACTTCGACTTGAACTTTGATGAAGAGCAGGTTTTGGCTTATTTAGACTCTGAAGAAATCCACAGCAAAGCCCCTGCCATTCGTACTTTTTATCGCGGGATGTTAAAAGATGCGTTCAATCGGCTGATGAAAACTTCGCTGATTGGAGAAGTGCGATCGGCGAAAAAGCTACAGGCTGATGTGGAATCGATTCAAACCTTTGAGGCGAATTTAAGAGAACTTTTGCTGTCTGCTCCGGCAGGCATGAAACCGACAATGGCGATCGATCCTGGTTTTCGCACGGGCTGTAAAGTTGCGGTGCTAGATCAGACAGGTAAGTTTTTGGAATACCAAACCATCTTTCCCCATCAGGCGGCAAACCAGCGGGTGCAGGCAGGTCTGGCTGTGAAGAAGTTGGTGGAAAAATATCAGGTAGAACTGATTGCGATTGGTAACGGCACTGCGGGACGAGAAACAGACGAGTTTGTGGAGGAAGTGCTGCAATCTTTAGACCTCAAGCCCGTGAAAGTGATGGTGAATGAGTCGGGGGCTTCCATTTATTCAGCCAGTGAAGTGGCGATCGCTGAATTTCCTGACCAAGATATCACGGTGCGGGGAGCTATTAGCATTGGAAGACGGCTGCAAGACCCGCTAGCAGAACTGGTGAAAATTGATCCGAAGTCTATTGGTGTGGGTCAATATCAGCACGACGTTGATCAGAAGCTGTTGCGCAAAAAACTCGATGAAACGGTGGAAAGCTGCGTCAATTATGTCGGTGTTGACCTGAACATGGCTTCAAAAGAACTCTTGACCTCGGTGTCTGGCATTACGGGGGCGATCGCTAATAACATCGTGGCGTATCGGAATGAGAACGGAGCATTTGGCGATCGGCGCACTCTTCTCAAAGTCCCTAAGCTGGGCCCTAAAGCCTACGAGCAATCTGCTGGTTTTCTGCGCATCCGGGGCGGCAAGAATCCTTTAGACAATACCGCTGTACACCCTGAAAGCTATGGTGTGGTCGAAAGCATGGCGAAAGATCTCAATGTCCCTTTAACCGACATGACCCAGGTGGCGGAACGATTAAAGCAAGCCGACCTAAAGAAATATGCGACGGATAAAGTGGGCGAACCCACCCTGCGAGACATTTTGGCAGAACTGGAAAAGCCAGGGCGCGACCCGCGTGCCGAGTTCAAATATGCCACATTCAAGGAAGGTGTGAAAGACTTGCGCGACTTAACCGTGGGCATGGAGCTAGAGGGCGTAATTACCAACGTGGCTAACT is a genomic window of Timaviella obliquedivisa GSE-PSE-MK23-08B containing:
- a CDS encoding Uma2 family endonuclease; its protein translation is MAISGKTISIDQKTWTDEEFMALPKDGHRYELVNEALVDMGNSGMEHGYVACILVAVLTTFVQQNRLGAVCDSSTAFTLKTGNKRSPDVSFVARERLKGLKRPPRGFFQGSPDLVVEILSPGNTVEEIHEKIVEYFNNDTRLVWVIHPDEKYVLVYHSPEPDRLLRPHDQLEGEDVVPDFSMPVTDLFEEWDF
- a CDS encoding type II toxin-antitoxin system HicB family antitoxin; translation: MSQLKYRVNIAWSDEDDCYLVELPEFSTEIQRYFTHGDTYEEALKNAQEVLELIIESYEAEGRLLPQPQTLQAA
- a CDS encoding type II toxin-antitoxin system HicA family toxin, which gives rise to MPKKIRELKAILRQAGFECKRIRGSHERWIHSGLPELPITLAGKDSQDAKPYLEKLVNTALQQLDEKEQNE
- a CDS encoding cobalamin biosynthesis protein codes for the protein MPKTHLPKTLWVGIGCQRHSSRLLIELAIAQVCQSHHLLETAIAAIATLDRKADEAGLVEYCRDRHLSLLSFTAAELSQIPTTCSSPRTQALVGCPSVAEAAALLAAPLGANLCVTKQTFRHEDYLGGVTVAIAQS
- a CDS encoding class I SAM-dependent rRNA methyltransferase, whose amino-acid sequence is MPKAPDIQLPTHLKQRLAQGHPWVYRNHVPPSVRFPSGTWVKVRCGGWTGYGLWDANGSIAIRIFSERQVPDKKWFYDQVQAAWELRSPLRQQGCTAYRWLFGEGDGLPGLTVDLYGDYAVIQTYMEGAARLLEDLVAALIATYSLKGIILRTKHSADLPEERDEESGKGRLFWGQAAPKDLTVQEHHLKFQVDLQTGQKTGLFLDHRENRRFLEGWSQDREVLNCFSYTGAFSLYALRGGAKRVVSVDVGRSLAQATTTNIHLNQLDESRHTFITEDCFTLLSRYVEQKQRFDLIILDPPSFAKTKQNRHAALRAYTKLNALALQCVTPGGLLATASCTSQVNPDAFKEMIAAAGASTGHRLQIIHEAGQPLDHPVPAQFPEGRYLKFVVGRVR
- a CDS encoding helix-hairpin-helix domain-containing protein — its product is MINIPQLLAEELSLRPAQVASALELLAEGATVPFIARYRKERTEEMNEIQLRDLFDRFAYLTELEERKAIILRSIADQGKLTADLETQITASLLKTELEDLYLPYRPKRRTRATIAKEKGLEPLADFIRALNQPNVQTVLLEPEAAKFVSEEKGVKTAEEALRGASDILAEEVAEKAALRAYLRDYLTDSGMFVSQMKGEQPEGSTKFEMYRSYQAKVKAIAPHNLLALYRGEAEGILNFDLNFDEEQVLAYLDSEEIHSKAPAIRTFYRGMLKDAFNRLMKTSLIGEVRSAKKLQADVESIQTFEANLRELLLSAPAGMKPTMAIDPGFRTGCKVAVLDQTGKFLEYQTIFPHQAANQRVQAGLAVKKLVEKYQVELIAIGNGTAGRETDEFVEEVLQSLDLKPVKVMVNESGASIYSASEVAIAEFPDQDITVRGAISIGRRLQDPLAELVKIDPKSIGVGQYQHDVDQKLLRKKLDETVESCVNYVGVDLNMASKELLTSVSGITGAIANNIVAYRNENGAFGDRRTLLKVPKLGPKAYEQSAGFLRIRGGKNPLDNTAVHPESYGVVESMAKDLNVPLTDMTQVAERLKQADLKKYATDKVGEPTLRDILAELEKPGRDPRAEFKYATFKEGVKDLRDLTVGMELEGVITNVANFGAFVDVGVHQDGLVHVSQLADKFVSDPQQIVKVGQVVKVRVLEINESLKRISLSMKAGGEGISGRTGKPTTQPIVHKSKRSPQTLSPQTLSQSKHPEQSSVNSTENNVNSAGNSVNPTQNNVNPTQNNVNPTKNNVNPTKNSVKLTENSVKPVETNINPAKNSVNPTRNNVKPAENRPAADPTLEDLKAKFGKKR
- a CDS encoding U32 family peptidase; the encoded protein is MPSALKCPELLAPAGYWDCAKAAVENGADAIYFGLDRFNARMRAQNFTEADLPELMAFLHRRGVKGYVTLNTLIFPSELAEAEQYLRSMIAAGVDAAIVQDIGICRLIRHLSPDFPIHASTQMTITSAAGVKFAQALGCQLVVLARECSIKEINKIQQAVELPLEVFVHGALCVAYSGQCLTSEALGGRSANRGECAQACRMPYDLVVDGKLLDLGDRKYLLSPQDLAGLEVLPELVKAGVTCLKIEGRLKTPEYVANVTQVYRKALDRIMANLEHTVLSEEQYNLEMAFSRGLYTGWFEGINNQELVHARFGKKRGFYLGEVTEIRNEKVTVQVQEFPKAGDGVVFDSGHPEAKEEGGRIYTVEQRGQNAVLSFGRDALNFRKIEVGNKVWKTSDPELDRHLRQSFNTEIPQFQRSIQLEIHGEIGQNLVAIARDEQGNITQVESTMPLVEAHNKHLTSERLEEQLGRLGNTPFYLEKLTNHITGKVMIPVSELNRLRREIVNGLEELRSRPKQWQLNPNASRLTLYPQIAENLSGRALRDIRKGSHYPSLVPLVRTFEQLKAVVESDISTVYCEFEDPRTYRDAVTLAHSHHQQIWVAPPRITKPGENWILQQVRDSEADGYLVRNYDQLQFFAGDPCGNGKAARCLGDFSLNVANGLTADYLKQHFNLERLTASYDLNIDQLKDLITSCPADWFEITIHQHMPMFHMEHCVFCAFMSQGTDYTNCGRPCEQHEVKLLDRTGKQHVLKADAGCRNTVFNATAQTGAEYVSQLQNLGVHHFRVEFVDESPEQVIQTLHYYRQLLQGEISGSQLWRALKVQNQLGVTRGTASR